The nucleotide sequence GCAAAGGTCAGAAAAAAGTTCTTCCCATCTACTTCATCTTTGGATTGCAACAGCAGAAGGCGGTGGGTACTCCCTTCCAATTCAAATTCAGCAATGGAATGTTTCGTATATAACTCTTGAGAGCCATCAGACATCGCTATTTCTAGAGTCTGTTTATTTTGCAAGGGAATCAACCTTGCCCGCACCTTAAATTTTTCATCAATTGGAAAGCAATTCAAAGAATCCAACTTCGCTTTCTGCTCGGTACTGAGCGGTGATTCTTCGTTGAACTTCAAAAACTTAAATTGCCTTTCTCGTTCTTGACTGATTTTATCATGATAGATCTCTTCTCTATCTCCACCCGCAAACATGTAAACCACTGTAATCAAAGCCACTAAGCCTACAAGCGCCAGGAACAACTGCTTTTGTTTCATTGTTATATTAGATCATTGCTTCATCTGCAAAGCTAAAATAGCCAACATCTGTGAAAATCACATGATCTATTACTGGTAACTCTAAATTCCTACCCAAATTCACCAATTTTTTAGTCAATTGTTCATCTGCTCTTGAGGGCTTGCTATTGCCGGACGGATGGTTGTGCACCAAAATAATAGCTGCAGCTTTATTCTCCAGGGCATATTTAAAAATAAGTTTTGGATCTGCCACCGTTCCACTTGTCCCTCCCTGACTGATCATTTGTTTTTTGATCACATAATTGGCCCTATTTAGCAGAATAACATAAAAATGTTCGACAGACTCATCCATAAGTTCTGGCCTCAACAATTCATACACATCATTGGATGCAGTTATCCTCTCCCTTTTCGGAGGATCTGACATCTTCCTCCTCCGCCCAAGCTCCAAGGCACTTACTATGGTAATAGCTTTGGCCACCCCTATCCCCTTGAATTTTTGAAGATCCTCCACACTCAATCTCGCCAAATCTGCCAAATTAAAATTTGTACTGGACAAAATATGTTTAGAAAGATCTACTGCACTTAGGGACTTTGTCCCAGAACCAATAAGAATAGCAATCAACTCCGCATCCGACAAAGCAGACTTTCCTTTTAACAACAATTTTTCCCTTGGCCTGTCCTCTTCCGCTAAAGAGGATATCTTAATGGATTGGTATCTTTCCATAGAAAAATATTAGAGAGTAAAAAAATCACAAACAATTGACTGCCAATCAAATTATTAAAAATTAAGCAATAAAAAAAGCTTCACCGAAAAAGGATGAAGCTTTTAAAAATCTTTATGCAACTTTGCTTAAGCAATAGCGTTAACAAATTTGGTCAAGCTAGATTTCTTGTTGGCAGCGTTGTTTTTATGAATGATATTTTTCTTAGCAAGCTTATCAA is from Echinicola marina and encodes:
- a CDS encoding DUF1684 domain-containing protein, whose protein sequence is MKQKQLFLALVGLVALITVVYMFAGGDREEIYHDKISQERERQFKFLKFNEESPLSTEQKAKLDSLNCFPIDEKFKVRARLIPLQNKQTLEIAMSDGSQELYTKHSIAEFELEGSTHRLLLLQSKDEVDGKNFFLTFADATSGESTYGGGRYLNLRQDGMNSITIDFNLAYNPYCAYNPDFACPIPPKENILKIPIKAGEKNYKE
- the radC gene encoding RadC family protein, which translates into the protein MERYQSIKISSLAEEDRPREKLLLKGKSALSDAELIAILIGSGTKSLSAVDLSKHILSSTNFNLADLARLSVEDLQKFKGIGVAKAITIVSALELGRRRKMSDPPKRERITASNDVYELLRPELMDESVEHFYVILLNRANYVIKKQMISQGGTSGTVADPKLIFKYALENKAAAIILVHNHPSGNSKPSRADEQLTKKLVNLGRNLELPVIDHVIFTDVGYFSFADEAMI